Proteins co-encoded in one Prescottella sp. R16 genomic window:
- a CDS encoding CdaR family transcriptional regulator: MGERPDADIWLRTYITTTLTSGDLRRFLTGLEESFTADVPELAADAELQRDLRAALHSQLAVFLDASRLSADGPATAPVSSAAHALARTVAQRGLELRVLSQLYHAGHRAMLGFATAFLEQEDLDPRFMLQVLTTMWSQTSELLNAMLDELAVTYTRERERLLQGAFASRLETVRDLLDGGGDVAQASSRLGYPLRLPHTALVAWIDDPRTFTGSLDTVVTRLAAGRRTLSVPSGARGVWAWIAHDDGTDRTLDPAVVPAGVRVAAGGIAPGIDGFRRSHREAEAAQRIVETGRTGEVLTHYSDVEVVALLASEPEATRTLVERELGGLLDDDPASGRLRDTLRVVLGCNGNHEAAARRLGVHKNTVRYRLQRIEEILGGDPAAHRLKLELALEWVAVFGVPDDPTGR, translated from the coding sequence ATGGGGGAGCGACCGGACGCCGACATCTGGTTGCGGACGTACATCACGACGACACTGACGTCCGGCGACCTGCGCCGGTTCCTCACCGGGCTCGAAGAGTCGTTCACCGCCGACGTTCCGGAGCTGGCGGCGGACGCCGAACTGCAGCGGGATCTGCGGGCCGCCCTGCACAGCCAGCTCGCGGTGTTTCTCGACGCGAGCCGGTTGTCGGCGGACGGCCCGGCCACCGCGCCGGTCTCGTCGGCGGCACACGCCCTCGCCCGCACCGTCGCGCAACGAGGCCTGGAGCTACGGGTGCTGTCGCAGCTCTACCATGCCGGGCACCGGGCGATGCTCGGATTCGCGACCGCGTTCCTCGAACAGGAGGACCTCGATCCGCGGTTCATGCTGCAGGTGCTCACCACGATGTGGTCGCAGACCAGTGAACTGCTCAACGCGATGCTCGACGAACTCGCCGTCACCTACACGCGGGAACGGGAACGACTGCTGCAGGGCGCGTTCGCGTCCCGGCTCGAGACGGTCCGCGACCTCCTCGACGGTGGTGGAGACGTCGCGCAGGCATCGAGCCGGCTCGGGTATCCGCTGCGGCTGCCGCACACCGCGCTCGTCGCCTGGATCGACGATCCCCGGACGTTCACCGGATCGCTCGACACGGTCGTGACCAGGCTGGCGGCCGGACGGCGCACCCTGTCGGTGCCGTCGGGGGCACGCGGGGTGTGGGCGTGGATCGCCCACGACGACGGGACGGACCGGACGCTCGATCCTGCTGTCGTGCCGGCGGGGGTGCGGGTCGCGGCCGGTGGCATCGCGCCCGGTATCGACGGGTTCCGGCGCAGCCACCGGGAAGCGGAGGCCGCGCAGCGGATCGTGGAGACCGGCCGGACCGGTGAGGTGCTGACCCACTACTCCGACGTCGAGGTGGTGGCACTGCTGGCCAGCGAGCCGGAGGCGACGCGGACTCTCGTCGAACGGGAGCTCGGCGGTCTGCTCGACGACGATCCGGCGTCCGGCCGGCTGCGCGACACACTGCGAGTGGTGCTGGGCTGCAACGGCAATCACGAGGCTGCCGCCCGCCGTCTCGGTGTCCACAAGAACACCGTCCGTTACCGGCTGCAGCGGATCGAGGAGATTCTCGGCGGCGATCCGGCGGCGCACCGGCTGAAACTCGAACTGGCCCTGGAATGGGTTGCGGTGTTCGGTGTGCCCGACGATCCGACGGGCCGGTAG
- a CDS encoding glutamate--cysteine ligase: MSGPRTVGVEEEFHLVDTRTRRLTPRAQELLAHLPEERFVAELQRCVVEVNSGVFDGLADLRTDLVANRRTLADTAAELGVGVAAAGAMPLALPTELVVTGSPRYRRMLADYQVLARDQLICGTQVHVELPDRDEAVQVAGRIAPYLPIFLALSASSPFWADGSDTGYASGRALVWPRWPSTGQAAPVASAAEYDALVDDLISSGVISDPGMVYFDIRPSAHRPTLELRVCDSCPRVEIVTLIAALFRALVDHESAAVRRGEPPRTIAPTLVRAALWRAARSGLEGVLVDVERAVPRPVAEVVGDFVDRLRPGLEDTGDWDAVVDLCARALRDGSSAERQRRALRRRGRLTDVVDLLIAETVDRDVETPMDRPATVDEVRAPSATAHRHRRGAGARSAPGGAAPDEITEAQLIAWRRDLHAHPELSFEERRTTKVVAEHLRALGLSPVGLPGGTGLWCDVGPDASHCTALRADLDALPVPEATGLPYASTVPGVSHACGHDAHTAMLMGAATVLAARPPPHRVRLVFQPAEETTPGGSVDTITAGALDGVAKIFALHCDPHLQVGRMATRPGPITSSNDAVTVRLWSAGGHTARPHLTGDLIHAAAVLVTGLASVLDRRLDARTATILTWGKMTAGQVGNSVPESGELVGTLRSASRDTWTNLEPLVSRTIGQLLAPYGVRHELSYRQGVPPVVNEPDCTEDLREAIGATVGYDRLEEASQSSGGEDFAWYLEQVPGAMARLGVWNGISPREDLHQPGFTLDEHALMYGTRTFVALARSGTDQILD; the protein is encoded by the coding sequence GTGAGCGGTCCCCGGACGGTGGGTGTCGAGGAGGAGTTCCACCTCGTCGACACCCGGACTCGGCGGTTGACCCCGCGCGCACAGGAACTGCTGGCGCACCTGCCGGAGGAGCGGTTCGTCGCCGAACTGCAGCGGTGTGTGGTCGAGGTCAACAGTGGTGTCTTCGACGGCCTGGCCGATCTCCGAACGGATCTCGTCGCCAACCGCCGGACGCTGGCCGACACCGCCGCAGAACTCGGTGTGGGGGTCGCCGCGGCGGGGGCGATGCCGCTGGCGCTGCCCACCGAACTGGTGGTCACCGGGTCACCGCGTTACCGGCGGATGCTGGCCGACTATCAGGTGCTGGCCCGGGACCAGCTGATCTGCGGCACCCAGGTACACGTCGAGCTGCCGGACCGGGACGAGGCCGTGCAGGTGGCCGGACGAATCGCCCCGTATCTCCCGATTTTCCTGGCGCTCAGTGCGAGTTCGCCGTTCTGGGCGGACGGTAGCGACACCGGGTACGCGAGCGGACGGGCACTGGTGTGGCCGCGCTGGCCCAGCACCGGACAGGCCGCCCCGGTCGCGTCGGCCGCCGAGTACGACGCACTCGTCGACGACCTGATCTCGAGTGGGGTGATCAGCGATCCGGGGATGGTGTACTTCGACATCCGTCCGTCCGCGCACCGGCCCACCCTGGAACTCCGGGTGTGCGACAGCTGTCCGCGCGTCGAGATCGTGACATTGATCGCGGCCCTGTTCCGGGCGCTGGTCGACCACGAGTCGGCCGCGGTGCGCCGAGGCGAGCCGCCGCGGACGATCGCCCCGACACTGGTGCGGGCGGCGCTGTGGCGGGCCGCCCGGTCCGGGCTCGAGGGAGTCCTGGTCGACGTGGAGCGTGCGGTCCCGAGGCCCGTCGCCGAGGTGGTCGGGGATTTCGTCGATCGGCTCCGGCCGGGCCTCGAGGACACCGGCGACTGGGACGCTGTCGTGGATCTGTGTGCCCGCGCTCTGCGCGACGGCAGTTCCGCGGAACGGCAGCGCCGGGCCCTGCGCCGCCGCGGACGGCTCACCGACGTCGTCGACCTGCTGATCGCGGAAACCGTCGATCGGGACGTGGAGACGCCGATGGATCGGCCTGCGACCGTCGACGAGGTTCGTGCTCCGTCGGCCACGGCGCATCGGCACCGGCGCGGTGCCGGGGCTCGGTCCGCCCCGGGTGGCGCGGCGCCGGACGAGATCACGGAAGCACAGTTGATCGCGTGGCGGCGCGACCTGCACGCGCATCCGGAACTGTCGTTCGAGGAGCGGAGAACCACGAAGGTCGTGGCCGAACACCTTCGCGCCCTGGGATTGTCACCGGTGGGGCTCCCCGGCGGCACCGGGTTGTGGTGCGACGTCGGACCGGACGCATCGCACTGCACGGCGCTGCGCGCCGACCTGGATGCGCTGCCGGTGCCGGAGGCGACCGGGTTGCCGTACGCGTCGACGGTTCCCGGGGTCTCGCACGCGTGCGGGCACGACGCCCACACCGCGATGCTCATGGGCGCCGCGACCGTGCTGGCGGCGCGCCCGCCGCCGCACCGGGTACGGCTGGTCTTCCAGCCGGCCGAGGAGACGACGCCCGGCGGCTCCGTCGACACCATCACCGCCGGCGCCCTCGACGGCGTTGCGAAGATCTTTGCACTGCACTGCGATCCGCACCTGCAGGTGGGACGGATGGCGACGCGTCCCGGACCGATCACGTCGTCCAACGACGCGGTCACGGTGCGGCTGTGGTCGGCCGGTGGACACACCGCCCGCCCACACCTGACCGGCGACCTCATTCATGCCGCCGCCGTGCTGGTCACCGGGCTGGCGTCGGTGCTGGACCGCCGGCTCGACGCCCGCACGGCCACGATCCTGACGTGGGGCAAGATGACGGCCGGTCAGGTCGGCAACTCGGTGCCCGAGTCGGGGGAACTGGTGGGAACACTGCGCAGCGCCTCCCGGGACACCTGGACGAACCTCGAACCGCTCGTGTCCCGCACGATCGGCCAGCTGCTCGCACCCTACGGAGTGCGGCACGAACTCTCCTACCGGCAGGGCGTCCCGCCCGTGGTGAACGAGCCCGACTGCACGGAGGACCTGCGCGAAGCGATCGGTGCGACCGTCGGCTACGACCGTCTCGAGGAGGCGTCGCAGTCCAGCGGCGGGGAGGACTTCGCGTGGTATCTCGAACAGGTGCCGGGAGCGATGGCCCGGCTGGGTGTGTGGAACGGGATCTCGCCCCGCGAGGACCTGCACCAGCCCGGATTCACGCTCGACGAGCATGCCCTGATGTACGGGACCCGGACCTTCGTGGCCCTCGCCCGTTCCGGGACCGATCAGATACTGGACTAG
- a CDS encoding peptidase: MSHTRTARRIATLVGPVAIGAGALLVGAGPAAAQDAPPAPGILKIEIDDEDGTPELEVDYVNLQGERREFSVDLQTWQIEDEPED, encoded by the coding sequence ATGTCCCACACACGAACGGCACGCAGGATCGCCACGTTGGTCGGCCCGGTCGCGATCGGCGCGGGCGCCCTGCTGGTGGGTGCGGGTCCGGCGGCCGCGCAGGACGCCCCGCCCGCACCGGGAATCCTGAAGATCGAGATCGACGACGAGGACGGCACCCCCGAACTCGAGGTGGACTACGTGAATCTGCAGGGAGAACGCCGCGAATTCTCCGTCGACCTGCAGACCTGGCAGATCGAGGACGAGCCCGAGGACTGA
- the treY gene encoding malto-oligosyltrehalose synthase, whose product MGAITATYRLQLRPGTFTLDDARLLADHLDRLGVSHLYLSPILTATTGSTHGYDVTDPTTVSTALGGRPALVALAAELSERGMGLIVDIVPNHMGVAVPRENPWWWDVLTHGRSSEFAHCFDIDRHDDNGADGRIALPVLDRASDLLGLRIDRDGDAPMLALGDRRWPIAPGTEGGPAVEVHDRQAYRLVPWRDGPVGYRRFLSVNELAAVRQEDPRVFDATHAQLATWVRDGLVDGVRVDHPDGLADPAGYLRRLRGLLGPDRWLVIEKILGPEDTLDASLPVDGTTGYDALAEYDGVFLDSSGAAVLTALAARAGADGDREWLRRNGVEVRRHVARGALAPDVNRLVRTALRESPAFCNPVLLRDTVIEIATHHCAKPPVAVIAALVDEHPEREPALTVLAGAVAAGEETEPRLRQLCGAVAAKAVEDCLFYRAARLASLNELGADPARFAMSPAEFHVRSAERARRWPRTMTTLSTHDTKRGEDVRARIGVLSQVPQLWTRCVADWERAAPSPDGALGLLLWQNMFGIWPVDGPDTVPATSPTFRARLHRFAEKAAREAGIRTSWTAVDIHFEAALHAWIDRVVDGPVGRSIGEVARQLAPHGWSDALGRTLLHLCGPGIPDVYQGTELWEDSLVDPDNRRPVDYPRRRELLASMDIPGVEVPVLDASGAVKLHVTRSALRLRRERPDSFVGGHYRPVFAVGPAAEHLIGFARGPADEPSDVLALATRHSIRLDETGWGTTTVSLPAGKWFDRISGDVHRGSVSLAAVFDRLPVALLVRLDRG is encoded by the coding sequence GTGGGAGCCATCACCGCGACGTACCGGCTGCAGTTGCGCCCCGGCACGTTCACGCTCGACGACGCGCGTCTGCTCGCCGACCATCTCGACCGGCTCGGAGTCTCCCACCTGTACCTGTCCCCGATCCTCACCGCGACCACCGGATCCACCCACGGCTACGACGTCACCGATCCGACGACGGTGTCGACGGCGTTGGGCGGACGGCCCGCGCTGGTGGCTCTCGCCGCCGAACTGAGCGAACGCGGTATGGGGCTGATCGTGGACATCGTCCCGAACCACATGGGGGTGGCTGTCCCCCGGGAGAATCCGTGGTGGTGGGACGTCCTCACCCACGGTCGGTCGTCGGAGTTCGCCCACTGTTTCGACATCGACCGGCACGACGACAACGGTGCCGACGGCCGGATCGCGCTGCCGGTCCTCGACCGGGCCTCCGATCTGCTCGGCCTGCGCATCGACCGCGACGGTGACGCCCCGATGCTCGCGCTCGGGGACCGGCGGTGGCCGATCGCACCCGGCACCGAGGGTGGCCCGGCGGTCGAGGTCCATGACCGGCAGGCGTACCGCTTGGTTCCGTGGCGCGACGGACCCGTCGGCTACCGCCGGTTCCTCTCGGTGAACGAACTGGCCGCGGTCCGGCAGGAGGACCCGCGGGTGTTCGACGCCACGCACGCCCAGCTCGCGACCTGGGTGCGTGACGGCCTGGTCGACGGGGTGCGGGTGGATCACCCGGACGGGCTCGCCGATCCGGCCGGCTACCTGCGTCGGCTGCGGGGTCTGCTCGGACCGGATCGGTGGCTCGTGATCGAGAAGATCCTCGGGCCCGAGGACACCCTGGACGCGTCGCTGCCGGTCGACGGAACCACCGGATACGACGCACTCGCCGAGTACGACGGCGTGTTCCTGGACTCGTCCGGCGCCGCAGTCCTGACGGCCCTCGCCGCCCGCGCCGGCGCCGACGGGGACCGGGAGTGGTTGCGCCGCAACGGAGTCGAGGTGCGACGCCACGTCGCCCGCGGCGCCCTCGCCCCCGACGTGAACCGGCTCGTGCGCACTGCGCTCCGCGAATCCCCGGCGTTCTGCAATCCGGTCCTGTTGCGCGACACGGTGATCGAGATCGCAACACACCACTGTGCGAAGCCTCCGGTCGCGGTGATCGCGGCACTCGTCGACGAACACCCCGAACGGGAGCCTGCGCTGACCGTGCTCGCCGGGGCCGTCGCGGCCGGTGAGGAAACGGAACCCCGGCTGCGGCAGCTGTGCGGCGCGGTCGCCGCGAAAGCCGTCGAGGACTGTCTGTTCTACCGGGCCGCCCGTCTCGCGTCGCTGAACGAGCTGGGGGCGGATCCCGCCCGCTTCGCCATGTCGCCGGCCGAGTTCCACGTCCGGTCCGCGGAGCGGGCCCGCCGGTGGCCGCGGACGATGACGACCCTGTCGACGCACGACACGAAACGCGGCGAGGACGTCCGTGCCCGCATCGGCGTCCTGTCACAGGTGCCGCAGCTGTGGACGCGCTGCGTCGCCGACTGGGAACGGGCGGCTCCGAGCCCCGACGGTGCGCTCGGACTGTTGCTGTGGCAGAACATGTTCGGCATCTGGCCGGTCGACGGACCCGATACGGTGCCGGCGACGTCCCCCACGTTCCGGGCCCGGCTGCACCGGTTCGCGGAGAAAGCCGCCCGCGAGGCCGGGATCCGTACCTCGTGGACCGCCGTCGACATCCACTTCGAGGCCGCACTGCACGCATGGATCGACCGCGTCGTCGACGGGCCCGTCGGCCGCAGCATCGGCGAGGTGGCCCGGCAACTCGCCCCGCACGGCTGGTCGGATGCGCTGGGGCGGACGCTGCTGCACCTGTGCGGGCCCGGTATTCCCGACGTGTACCAGGGCACCGAACTGTGGGAGGACTCCCTCGTCGACCCCGACAACCGGCGCCCCGTCGACTATCCGCGCAGACGGGAACTGCTGGCGTCGATGGACATTCCGGGAGTGGAGGTACCGGTGCTCGACGCGTCCGGTGCCGTGAAACTGCACGTGACGCGCAGCGCGCTGCGGTTGCGCCGCGAACGCCCGGACAGTTTCGTGGGCGGCCACTACCGGCCGGTGTTCGCCGTCGGCCCGGCCGCCGAGCATCTGATCGGCTTCGCCCGCGGCCCCGCCGACGAGCCGTCCGACGTCCTCGCCCTCGCCACCCGCCACAGCATCCGCCTGGACGAGACCGGCTGGGGCACCACCACTGTGAGCCTGCCGGCCGGAAAATGGTTCGACCGCATCAGCGGTGACGTGCACCGCGGATCGGTGTCCCTCGCTGCCGTGTTCGACCGGCTTCCGGTGGCACTCCTGGTGCGCCTGGACCGGGGGTGA
- a CDS encoding SAM-dependent methyltransferase, whose amino-acid sequence MNRPEGVGATAVFVAAGRAFESERDDHLFDDPWAGEFVRSAGWAPTAETMDAASRDMLSTWMAARTKFLDDYVLAAVAGGCRQVVLLGAGLDSRAFRLAWPAPVTVYELDTGDMVEFKSAVLAGATPDTAARVVVPVDLRDDWPAALTGAGFHPDVPTAWILEGLLLYLPEDAVDILMRRLGELSAPGSEIGATVTSVDVDAIRNDPDAFRHGPLGREEWLDLLHWNGPDDPEAWLDGYGWDATAVPTDDLARRYGRTLSAEAAGRPVRPGDRWMVSAVKR is encoded by the coding sequence GTGAACCGACCCGAGGGCGTGGGCGCGACGGCGGTGTTCGTCGCCGCGGGACGCGCATTCGAATCCGAACGGGACGATCACCTGTTCGACGATCCGTGGGCGGGCGAGTTCGTCCGCAGCGCCGGCTGGGCGCCGACCGCCGAGACGATGGACGCCGCGAGCCGCGACATGCTGTCCACATGGATGGCGGCACGGACGAAGTTCCTCGACGACTACGTGCTGGCTGCAGTCGCCGGGGGATGCAGGCAGGTGGTGCTGCTCGGAGCCGGACTCGATTCGCGCGCCTTCCGGCTGGCGTGGCCGGCGCCGGTCACCGTGTACGAACTCGACACCGGTGACATGGTGGAGTTCAAGTCCGCGGTGCTCGCCGGGGCGACCCCCGATACGGCGGCCCGCGTCGTCGTCCCGGTCGACCTGCGCGACGACTGGCCCGCCGCCCTCACCGGCGCCGGTTTCCATCCGGACGTCCCGACGGCCTGGATCCTCGAGGGCCTGCTGCTGTACCTGCCGGAGGACGCCGTCGACATCCTGATGCGCCGCCTCGGTGAACTGTCCGCACCGGGCAGCGAGATCGGGGCGACCGTCACCAGCGTCGACGTCGATGCGATCCGCAACGATCCCGACGCGTTCCGGCACGGCCCCCTCGGCCGCGAGGAATGGCTGGACCTGCTGCACTGGAACGGCCCCGACGACCCCGAGGCCTGGCTGGACGGCTACGGCTGGGACGCCACCGCCGTCCCCACCGACGACCTGGCCCGCCGCTACGGCCGCACCCTGTCCGCCGAGGCTGCCGGTCGTCCCGTCCGGCCGGGCGACCGGTGGATGGTGTCCGCGGTCAAACGCTGA
- a CDS encoding DUF3459 domain-containing protein, whose amino-acid sequence MRTFDDAGPDTAWTGRQLPGHVLYALDIGTFTAAGTFDAATEHLDDLTDLGIGFVELAPVTDVDAGFAVAERYGGPDGMRRFVDACHQRGLAVSVTVAHEPDTALNLDGPGSHEVRRRVIDDVLRWFRDGGVDAVRVASAHTLADHGAIHLLEELSIDTHRLAAHLRRPLTLVADSALGDPKVITARAAGGYGFDALWADDVHHAVHAAVSGERQGYYGDFGSIQALAHTLTHGWFHGGGYSTFHGRNHGRPMDIRHIPADAMIAYTGCPQRTGSEAVLGDGQRAVEAALVLCSPFTPMLFAGDEAGLHDCYRRLIALRRDRADLTDPWLEHLRVEYDEDAHWIALVRGRLRIVGNLGPDRVTVPIGGEPILWWDEPHIDETASTVTVPGHSFVVLDTPPRAVAAASPERRAQ is encoded by the coding sequence GTGCGCACCTTCGACGACGCCGGCCCGGACACCGCATGGACCGGTCGGCAGCTCCCCGGGCACGTCCTCTACGCCCTCGACATCGGAACATTCACCGCAGCAGGGACATTCGACGCCGCCACCGAGCATCTCGACGACCTGACCGACCTCGGGATCGGGTTCGTGGAACTGGCACCGGTCACCGACGTCGACGCCGGGTTCGCGGTGGCCGAACGCTACGGCGGGCCGGACGGGATGCGACGCTTCGTCGACGCGTGCCACCAGCGGGGTCTGGCGGTGTCGGTCACCGTCGCCCACGAACCGGACACTGCACTGAACCTGGACGGGCCCGGCAGCCACGAGGTCCGACGCCGGGTGATCGACGACGTGCTGCGCTGGTTCCGCGACGGCGGGGTGGACGCCGTCCGGGTGGCGTCCGCGCACACTCTGGCCGACCACGGTGCGATCCATCTGCTCGAGGAGCTGTCGATCGACACGCATCGTCTGGCCGCGCACCTGCGCCGGCCCCTGACCCTCGTCGCGGACAGCGCCCTCGGCGACCCGAAGGTGATCACGGCCCGCGCGGCCGGCGGCTACGGGTTCGACGCGCTGTGGGCGGACGATGTCCATCACGCCGTCCACGCCGCGGTGTCCGGGGAGCGGCAAGGCTACTACGGCGACTTCGGTTCGATCCAGGCGCTCGCGCACACCCTCACGCACGGCTGGTTCCACGGCGGCGGCTACTCCACGTTCCACGGACGGAACCACGGACGCCCCATGGACATTCGACACATTCCCGCCGACGCGATGATCGCCTACACAGGCTGCCCACAGCGCACCGGGTCCGAGGCCGTGCTCGGCGACGGGCAGCGGGCCGTCGAGGCGGCACTGGTGCTGTGTTCGCCGTTCACGCCGATGTTGTTCGCGGGTGACGAAGCCGGACTGCACGACTGCTACCGCCGACTGATCGCGCTGCGCCGTGACCGCGCCGATCTCACCGATCCGTGGCTCGAGCACCTCCGCGTCGAGTACGACGAGGACGCCCACTGGATCGCCCTGGTCCGTGGCCGGCTGCGCATCGTCGGCAACCTCGGCCCCGACCGCGTCACCGTCCCGATCGGCGGCGAGCCGATCCTGTGGTGGGACGAGCCGCACATCGACGAGACGGCGTCCACGGTGACCGTGCCGGGGCACTCGTTCGTCGTACTCGACACACCGCCGCGGGCTGTTGCTGCGGCATCGCCCGAGAGGCGCGCACAGTAA
- a CDS encoding MFS transporter: protein MSVDALQDPREVIATRKDWFGLVVLAFAVLLISVDATVLDLALPFISEDLAPSSTQLLWIIDIYSFVLAGLLVTMGTLGDRIGRRRLLLIGALGFGLASLIAAWSSSPEMLIVARVLQGVAGATLMPATLGLIRTMFVNPRQRTTAIGVWGAMAGGGAAAGPLVGGWLLEHYWWGSVFLVNLPVMIGLLLLGPLVIPESKDPNPGRFDLISAGLSMLALVPMVYAVKETAVYGPSWTFTLVGVVGVGAGWIFVRRQRSLADPMLDLSLFARPAFSTAVVTNLLSVFALAGVLFFGSQYLQLVLGYSALEAGLLMLPGTLVSAFASLAAAWLVRRWAPSRVLSVGLVVSAIGAAGLIALRADSGPQAFVLGFLLAGAGIGIALTLTNDLVVGAVEPERAGAASAVSETAYELGIALGVAVLGSVVLAIFRRGLDVTALTGEQAHAAQGTLGGAVEVAKSLPAEQAARLVETAQQSFVDGMHIAAGATAIVLLASALLVAKLLREH from the coding sequence ATGTCCGTGGACGCGCTGCAGGATCCGCGCGAGGTGATCGCGACCCGCAAGGACTGGTTCGGACTGGTCGTCCTCGCATTCGCAGTGCTGCTGATCTCGGTGGACGCGACGGTGCTCGACCTCGCATTGCCGTTCATCAGCGAGGACCTGGCGCCCAGCAGCACCCAGTTGCTGTGGATCATCGACATCTACTCGTTCGTCCTGGCCGGTCTACTGGTCACGATGGGCACGCTCGGGGACCGGATCGGCCGCCGCCGGCTCCTGCTGATCGGCGCGCTCGGCTTCGGTCTGGCGTCGCTGATCGCGGCCTGGTCGTCCAGCCCGGAAATGTTGATCGTCGCGCGCGTCCTGCAGGGTGTCGCGGGTGCGACGCTGATGCCGGCCACGCTGGGCCTGATCCGCACGATGTTCGTGAACCCGCGCCAGCGCACCACCGCGATCGGCGTGTGGGGGGCGATGGCCGGTGGCGGCGCCGCAGCCGGACCGCTCGTCGGCGGCTGGCTGCTCGAACACTACTGGTGGGGGTCGGTGTTCCTCGTCAACCTCCCGGTGATGATCGGTCTCCTCCTGCTCGGCCCGCTGGTGATCCCGGAGTCGAAGGACCCGAACCCGGGCCGCTTCGACCTGATCAGTGCCGGACTGTCGATGCTCGCCCTGGTGCCGATGGTGTACGCGGTCAAGGAGACCGCGGTGTACGGGCCGAGCTGGACGTTCACCCTGGTCGGCGTCGTCGGTGTCGGCGCGGGCTGGATCTTCGTCCGACGCCAGCGGTCGCTCGCCGACCCGATGCTCGACCTGTCGCTGTTCGCCCGACCGGCGTTCTCGACGGCTGTCGTGACGAACCTGCTGTCGGTGTTCGCGCTCGCCGGGGTGCTGTTCTTCGGCTCGCAGTACCTGCAGCTGGTACTCGGCTACAGCGCCCTCGAGGCGGGCCTGCTGATGCTGCCCGGAACCCTCGTCAGTGCGTTCGCGTCGCTGGCCGCGGCGTGGCTGGTGCGCCGGTGGGCGCCGAGCCGCGTCCTGAGCGTCGGCCTGGTCGTGTCCGCGATCGGTGCCGCCGGCCTGATCGCGCTGCGCGCCGACAGCGGTCCGCAGGCGTTCGTGCTCGGTTTCCTGCTGGCCGGTGCCGGTATCGGTATCGCGCTCACCCTCACCAACGACCTCGTCGTCGGGGCCGTCGAACCGGAGCGGGCCGGTGCCGCGTCGGCTGTCTCGGAGACCGCGTACGAGCTCGGTATCGCGCTCGGTGTGGCCGTTCTGGGCAGCGTCGTGCTCGCGATCTTCCGGCGAGGCCTCGACGTCACCGCGCTCACCGGGGAGCAGGCGCACGCCGCGCAGGGCACCCTCGGCGGCGCGGTCGAGGTCGCGAAGTCGCTGCCCGCCGAGCAGGCGGCGCGGCTCGTCGAGACCGCACAGCAGTCGTTCGTCGACGGCATGCACATCGCGGCCGGTGCGACGGCGATCGTCCTGCTGGCGTCGGCGCTTCTCGTGGCGAAGCTGCTGCGCGAACACTGA
- a CDS encoding TetR/AcrR family transcriptional regulator — protein MASDTRDRILDALETLLLDVGVTQVTLEAVAGVAGVSKGGLLYHFPSKESLLASMVRRLGERSDQYLADAVAQGRTVSETYLQSPIGEGAPEISIYRSMLASMRSADGQHDEVQQAIADVMRSWDAGLLAEFDDPVQAEIVRLAGDGLYLAALLGLPDPDPDLHRRVVHRLLGTDPAN, from the coding sequence ATGGCATCTGACACACGCGACCGGATCCTCGACGCGCTCGAGACCCTACTGCTCGACGTCGGCGTCACCCAGGTGACCCTCGAGGCGGTGGCCGGGGTCGCTGGAGTTTCGAAGGGCGGCCTGCTCTACCACTTCCCCAGCAAGGAGTCACTGCTCGCGTCGATGGTGCGCCGACTCGGGGAACGCTCCGACCAGTATCTGGCCGACGCCGTCGCGCAGGGTCGGACCGTCTCCGAGACGTACCTACAGAGCCCGATCGGCGAGGGGGCGCCGGAAATCTCCATCTACCGTTCGATGCTGGCGTCGATGCGCAGCGCCGACGGGCAGCACGACGAGGTCCAGCAGGCGATCGCCGACGTGATGCGCTCGTGGGACGCCGGACTGCTCGCCGAGTTCGACGACCCCGTCCAGGCCGAGATCGTCCGGCTCGCCGGCGACGGCCTCTACCTCGCCGCACTGCTCGGTCTTCCCGACCCCGACCCGGACCTGCATCGCCGGGTCGTGCACCGACTGCTCGGCACCGACCCGGCGAACTGA